The sequence gctctactgtaaaaacccgtagagaactgtcattgtttgtgtgaaaaattttgctttgaCTTCGCGAATTAAATCCGTCATTTAAATGCCATGAATGATCAATGAAACAATTACGAAACTATGAAACCGAAGCAACCTGTGCAACTCGGATGTCAGAGAAAATTTTCATTCCTCTGATCAGGCGCTACAGAAACTGAAGTCCAAATTCTGATTTCCCTGCGAAACTGATCTTTCGTCTATTGGAAATCTATAAAAGTAATAAATAAAACGATGCCTATCCAAGCCTGGTTCTGGATGCGGCCGCTCCACCGTGCCCAAAGTCAACTGCTGGCCTCCTTCTTGAAGCGAAATGTCCACGGCCAAACAGTGGTTGGAACAGAGAAATGCTCGCGACCGCCCTCAAAAGGCCTGGTCCTCGGAGTTTACGCCGACGAGCACGACCGTGAAGACAACGGGCTCCTGACGCCAACTGCCGCCAAGTATAATGAGGTATGGAAAATCACCGCTTAGTAGGTTTCAATTTCTATAAAAATGCCTTTTCCATCCAGTCGTACACAAACGGAGCCCTGATGGACCTGCTTCACATGGCTGGTCCGTTACCGAAACGTGGCCAAACTAGAATTTTCTTCAATCTCGAACCCACCTACTCCGCGGTAGCGGTCTGCGGACTCGGTAATGAATGTCTGGGGTACGATTCGGCGGAAAAGCTGGACATGTCGAAGGAAGCAATCCGCGTAGCGGCTGCGTCAGGATGTCGGGCACTCCAAGAGCTGGAAACCAATCGGATCTACGTAGAAGATCTCGGCCATGCAGAGTCCGCTGCGGAAGGCGCCCACATGGGCATGTGGATCAGTCAAAAAATGAAGAAACCGGAGAATCGGAAATTTCTGCCACAACTGCAGTTATATTACGACCCTCAGCTGCCTTGTGATGCGAACGGTTGGAAAATAGGCCTAGCAAAAGCGGAGGCTCAGAATTTGGCGAGAGAACTTCAGGAAGCACCGGCGAACCATATGACCCCGACAACATTTGCCCAGAACGTGGTCCAAATCTTGTGTAACTCTGGTGTCAACGTGGAGGTAAAAGTGAGGAGTTGGGCAGAAAGCCAGGGAATGACGTCCTTCTTGGCTGTCGCCAAAGGATCATGCGAACCACCGATCTTTCTGGAATTAAGCTACTACGGAACGAATCTCAAGGAACGGCCTATTGTGCTGATCGGACAGGGAAATACCTACGACAGTGGTGGCATCTGTGCGAAGAAGCTTCACTCGCTGAAAGATATGCGTGGAGACATGGCGGGAGCGGCATGCGTAGTTGCCACATGCCGCGCGATTGCTGCACTGAAACTACCGGTTAACATCAGAGCTCTGATCCCACTCTGCGAACATATGATCGGATGCAACGCTTTGAAACCTGGTGACGTC comes from Armigeres subalbatus isolate Guangzhou_Male chromosome 2, GZ_Asu_2, whole genome shotgun sequence and encodes:
- the LOC134216992 gene encoding cytosol aminopeptidase-like is translated as MPIQAWFWMRPLHRAQSQLLASFLKRNVHGQTVVGTEKCSRPPSKGLVLGVYADEHDREDNGLLTPTAAKYNESYTNGALMDLLHMAGPLPKRGQTRIFFNLEPTYSAVAVCGLGNECLGYDSAEKLDMSKEAIRVAAASGCRALQELETNRIYVEDLGHAESAAEGAHMGMWISQKMKKPENRKFLPQLQLYYDPQLPCDANGWKIGLAKAEAQNLARELQEAPANHMTPTTFAQNVVQILCNSGVNVEVKVRSWAESQGMTSFLAVAKGSCEPPIFLELSYYGTNLKERPIVLIGQGNTYDSGGICAKKLHSLKDMRGDMAGAACVVATCRAIAALKLPVNIRALIPLCEHMIGCNALKPGDVIPVKNGKSIEVVDTDYEGPLVLVDALLYATTFGPKYIVDVSTISHHVLGSFGKVCSAVFTNSESLWQRMKNAGVHTGDRVWRLPLWEYFTQQMCSVEHADVQNCGKGVGGEACKAAAFLREFVPCGEWMHIDAHNVMMTKGEDFPYLRRGMAGRPTRTLIEFIAQACCNEKYGNRH